ACAGAGGCGAGGCTGGAACAGAGGATCGATGTGGACGTTAATGACCGAACACTCATCGTGTTTCGTCATTGCTTTTCATTGCGTACTACGCAGTACGGCCCTTAGATGTCTGTACCGGTCATTTCTGGTATCttgtgtaatttttctttcaaGTCATACATTGGATGCTTCCGTCATTCGTCCTCTAACAATTCCTACAACATTCGGATACAGACCCCAAAATTAATTGAATTCGATGGTGGTTTTCATATCTTATGCATTCCGCTTCTCTGCGAACTCTGCAAGAAGCGTTGActgatattttttcttttcttgcgcGAGTGCGCGTACCACGATTACAAATTAGTTCGCAATTTGTATAAAATCTCGGAAATTTCAGTTTTACAATCTGTTTACCGAGTAGTAATGCGTCAGATGTCGGAATccaagccggcagctgtggccaagcggttctaggcgcttcagtccagacccCACGGCTGctagatcccaggttcgaatcctgcctcgggcatggatgtgtgtgatgcgcttcggttagttaggtttaagtagttctaagttctaggggactgatgacctcagatgtcaactcccatattatttagagctatttgaaccatttgtcagaatCCAAGGTAATGGACCTGAGTATACAGGCACAGCCTGCAAGTATTGGAACAGGGCcggtaccattccaaaataccgttaccaaccccccccccctccctcccgcctacgtatacgcgctagacatgaaatgttttcataacaccgtcacctttccaaagcatcgttagtcgacaaggtcgcacgcaatgtatccggcatgtgttgactctctagtctttattaccggcgcggggttgtgacatagagagagagagttagcgccatctctctctacgcacgcaatgtatccggcatgtgttgactctctagtctttattaccggcgcggggttgtgacatagagagagagttagcgccatctctcccTATGTGGCAACCCCGCGcatacatacacgcgctaggcaggacctatataaatcaatgcacggcctacctcactctcacactgctcgtatacttcattcatccaatacttgtcacgtcttcgtaattaaacgtgtaaaaatgaaacgatcacgaaccgccagtgacagcagcagcagcagcaaacgtgctcatgtggacgaagtttCATTCCCTGAGAagtacattttcagtattctgatatctacaccctttaactctgtggatgagtgctacatatcttttataatgctctctataaagatcgctcctccacttgttctgtgtgtgttccggcttacgttttttacccttttgaatctctctctctctataaaaattgcttatccacgcctttttttttacctctaacttgggtgtctgaatcttttattttaactgttacatttgttttgtactgctctctataaatattgttcatccacgtgttgtatgttacgtgttatacccgttttcgatctctctctgtaaagtttactaagtcttttaacggattctatgtttgtgtatgtgttaagtcttataaccgttttggacatctcaatgtaaagaatgactttccacatgttgtatgtgttataattaatttaccgtatccgctataaagatagagcttccacgtgttgtgtatctgttatattcgttgtgcagtgctctttgtaaatatttcatttcgttcctttttttttaaatttgctggtccgcttatttctctatcacttaactgaaagcacacttccctttccatatgcgatattatattcagtcttctccatctttctagatttcttctAGCAAATCTTGGTTGATCTAGACAACCAGATCGAGATGGAAAGggctcaagcgcagctcgaatgtaagtacatttacaatacaatcatacttcttaaacttaaataatttcatctaatatatacccgtttcctgattgtatacatttagtcctcataagccggtcttttctttgtagatgcgcctaattcagaattcggttcaaccacccaaaacgttcaaggaggcgacggtagcgttcaaacggcgcccgccacacaggacactcagtatttagaggaggaggagaccaacctgcctgacccgtttgaggaggagatcaacctacctgagtggtttgaggatctacttgattttggcaatgagttgctcaaaccatggagtcagagcggaaaaggtgaataattttgaacattaacattccttcacataaccaccattatctactcttattgttattatttatcgttcttttaaatataaatcactaaattaatttttttccttatttatcttacaggtatatcacacggcgtaggccgtgttcctagagcggtggttgcgggggcgggactcgggcgcaccgaaccgcaaagacacgccgcgccttgcgtagcccctataagggcttcgcgggaggcggatgcagaacacgcgccagctcctcccccagcgctgtcgcaaccgtttggctgcgcagcccgtccgccatcgccacagcctggcccttcaaaccggctgtcaccccctcctcctctagaagcagcagctcaccgccgccgcccacgcaaggtatgcgttccgagacgtatacctctccccgcaaatgatgatgatgattacgatcacccatcaccagcccattcatctatcgggtggactcctagttgtagcaacagtaataatagtaatttccttatggctagcggtagttctctcacccgtcctatcgataacgaagtcgatcagaataacggcgtaatcactcccttagaatactcagcagttgctagagcgtttgaggggcgaatctc
The genomic region above belongs to Schistocerca serialis cubense isolate TAMUIC-IGC-003099 chromosome 6, iqSchSeri2.2, whole genome shotgun sequence and contains:
- the LOC126483947 gene encoding uncharacterized protein LOC126483947 isoform X2; translation: MERAQAQLEYAPNSEFGSTTQNVQGGDGSVQTAPATQDTQYLEEEETNLPDPFEEEINLPEWFEDLLDFGNELLKPWSQSGKGISHGVGRVPRAVVAGAGLGRTEPQRHAAPCVAPIRASREADAEHAPAPPPALSQPFGCAARPPSPQPGPSNRLSPPPPLEAAAHRRRPRKVCVPRRIPLPANDDDDYDHPSPAHSSIGWTPSCSNSNNSNFLMASGSSLTRPIDNEVDQNNGVITPLEYSAVARAFEGRISFTRIENPGGRYRDPVRFLEACLPVLETELLKLLEDPEFNAFKCSAVLYCELSHPPKHQGDAETATLHYIWGDNGVISRSTSIAEWYRESTLSAIMARFSRWKYVDQLKRSAVYHTSTSIYMSMIQ